The Pseudomonas protegens genome contains the following window.
GGATCAGCGGGTCCTGGGCCCAGGCATCGAGCTGGCGTTGCAAGGTACGCACCATCGACAGGGTGATGGCGTTGAGTCCGGCGGGGCGGTTGAGGGTCAGGTGACCGATGTGGTTGCGCACCTCGACCAGCACCTCGTCCGAGGTGGCATCGAGGTCCCGTGTCGTCTGGGATGAAACCTGAGCAGTCATCACTAACTCCCTGCTTTTATTGTTTTTTGTCTGAGGCTCGCGCGCGAGCGTCGGCGGATCGTAACAGTGCAAATTTGCCGATTACAACCCAGAAAGCTGCAGGTCGACTGTGCATTTTTGCATGATGAAAAATCCCCGCAGGAGCTTGCGCAACAGCTCTGGGCCAAGGTCTAGAGCCCTGACGACAGAATCGGCTGTGAAATAGCCGTTATCAGCCGATCCACGCTGTTTCGGACGCCCCTTACGACACCTGGGACGCTCTGGCTGTTGGCATTCTGGCGCTCCGTTGCAGCGTAGACCGCGGCAACCAGGAACGGGTCCGGCGCTGCACGCCGGACCTTTCCAATAACAACAAGAAACCGACTGCGGCGAACCCGCACCCACTCTCTGCCCCTGTCACAAGTGGGGTCCGACGCTCGCGCCGGACCGCTATAAATCCAAATAATCCGGGACTCTGAAGATGACAAAAAAATGGCTGGCCGTGCCGTTACTGGCAATCGCGTGCGTGTCCATGGGCGCCAGCGCCAAGGAATGGAAAGAGCTGCGCTTTGGCGTCAATCCAAGCTATCCGCCTTTTGAATCCAGCACCGCCGACGGCGGCGTACAAGGCTTTGGCGTCGACCTGGGCAACGCCATCTGCGCCGAGCTCAAGCTCAAGTGCGTGTGGATCAGCAACGACTTCGACGGCCTGATTCCGGCGCTCAAGGCCGGCAAGTTCGACGCCATCGAATCCTCGATGACGGTCACCGATGCGCGGCGCAAGCAGATCGACTTCACTGACCGCCTGTACGCCGGCCCGACCGCCATCGTCACCCGCAAGGGCTCGGGCCTTGAGCCCACCGGCGAATCCCTCAAGGGCAAGACCCTGGGCTACATGCAGGGCACCATTCAGGAAACCTACGCCAGGGCCAAGCTGGGGCCGGCCGGGGTCAAGCTGCGGGCCTACCAGAACCAGGACCAGGTCTACGCCGACCTGGTCTACGGCCGCCTGGACGCCTCGATCCAGGACAAGCTGCAAGCGCAGATGAGCTTCCTCGCATCGCCCCAGGGCGCCGACTTCGAGAACAGCGCCGGCATCAGCGACCCGCTGGTGCCGGCGGAGATCGCCATCGGTCTGCGCAAGGACCAGGACGAGCTCAAGGCCATGCTCAATGGCGCCATCAAGGCCCTGCATGAGAAGGGCATCTACGCCCAGATCCAGCGCCAGTACTTCGGCGACCTCGACCTCTACAACAACTGATCGCCCCTTGGCCGGCCCCGGGACAGGCGCGATCCGTCCCGGGTCCGGCGGTGGTGGCGACAAGGTGATTGGCGTGAATACCTCGACAACTCTCTTTGGCCTGGACCTGTCGGTCCTGCAAGGCTACGGCCCGCTGTTGCTGCACGGCACCTGGGTGACCCTGAAACTCTCGGCCCTGGCGCTGCTGGTGAGCATGGCCCTGGGCCTGCTGGGGGCGGCCGCCAAGCTCTCGCCCCTGCGCCTCTTGAACCTGCCGGCGACCTGCTACACCACCCTGATTCGCGGGGTGCCGGACCTGGTGCTGATGCTGCTGATCTTCTACAGCCTGCAGGGCTGGCTCACGGCCCTGACCGAGCTGCTGGACTGGCCCTACATGGAGATCGACCCCTTCGTCGCCGGGATCATCACCCTGGGCTTCATCTATGGCGCCTACTTCACCGAGACCTTTCGCGGGGCGATGCTCAGCGTGCCAAGGGGCCAGCAGGAAGCGGCGGCGGCCTTTGGCCTCGGTCGCTGGCAACGCTTTCGCCACGTGGTGTTCCCGCAGATGATGCGCTACGCCTTGCCCAGCCTGGGCAACAACTGGCTGGTGCTGCTCAAGGCCACGGCCCTGGTGTCGATCATCGGCCTTTCGGATCTGGTCAAGGTGGCCCAGGAAGCCGGCAAGAGCACCTTCAACATGCTCGACTTCCTGCTGCTGGCGGCGGCCCTGTACCTGCTGATCACCAGCGCCTCGAACCAGCTGCTGCGCCTGCTGGAACGGCGCTACAACCAAGGCGTGCGAGGGCTGTCGCGATGATCGAGCTGATTCAGGAATACTGGCGTCCCTTTCTGTTCAGTGACGGCGAGAGCCTGACCGGCCTGGCCATGACCCTGTGGTTGCTGGTGGCCAGCCTGGCCATGGGCTTTGTCCTGTCGCTGCCCCTGGCGATCATGCGCGCCTCCCACTGGGCCCCGCTGCGCTGGCCGGTGCAGCTGTTCACCTACGTGTTTCGTGGCACGCCTTTGTATATCCAGCTGCTGATCTGCTACAGCGGCCTGTACGGGATCGCCGCGATTCGCCAGCAAGCGTTGCTGGAAGCCTTCTTCCGCGACGCCATGAATTGCACCTTGCTGGCCTTCACCCTCAACACCTGCGCCTACACCGTGGAGATCTTCGCCGGGGCCATCCGCAGCATTCCCTACGGCGAGATCGAGGCGGCCCACGCCTATGGCCTCAGGGGCTGGCGCCTGTACCGGCGGCTGATCCTGCCTTCGGCGCTGCGCCGGGCACTGCCGTACTACAGCAACGAAGTGATCCTGATGCTGCACGCCACCTCGGTGGCCTTCACCGCCACCATTCCGGACATCCTCAAGGTGGCCCGGGACGCCAATGCCGCGACCTTCCTGACCTTCCAGGCGTTCGGCATCGCCGGCCTGTTGTACCTGGGGCTGTCCTTCGGCCTGGTGGCTGTCTTCCGCCTGGCGGAGCGGCGCTGGCTGAGCTTTCTCGGCCCGGCTCACTGACGCTCCTTTCCTCTTTTTCCTATCCAGAACCTTGCTGCCCGCGGCGGGGCTCCAGGAGTCCGCGATGTACAAATTGACCGTTGAAAATCTCTACAAGCGTTTTGGTGACAACGAAGTGCTCAAGGGCGTCTCGTTGAAAGCCCGGGCCGGTGACGTGGTGAGCATGATCGGCGCCAGTGGCTCGGGCAAGAGCACCATGCTGCGCTGCATCAACTTCCTGGAGCGGGCCGATGCCGGGGCGATTGCCCTGGACGGCGAGGCGATTGTCACCCGCGATGCCCCAGGCGGCATGCAGGTGGCCAGCCCGGCCCAATTGCAGCGCCTGCGCACGCGCCTGGCCATGGTGTTCCAGCACTTCAACCTGTGGAGCCACCTGAGCGTGCTGGAGAACATCATGCTCGCGCCCTGTCAGGTGCTGGGCATTGGCCGCAAGGAGGCCGAAGCCAGCGCCCGGGCCTACCTGGACAAGGTCGGCCTGCCACAGCGCGTCGCCGAGCAGTACCCGGCGTTCCTCTCCGGTGGCCAGCAGCAGCGGGTGGCGATTGCCCGGGCCCTGGCGGTGGAACCGCAGGTTCTGCTGTTCGACGAACCGACTTCGGCCCTGGACCCGGAGCTGGTGGGGGAGGTGCTCAAGGTGATCCAGGCGCTGGCGGAGGAGGGGCGGACCATGCTCATGGTCACCCACGAAATGGGCTTTGCTCGGCAGGTGTCGAGTCAGGTGATGTTCTTGCATCAAGGGCGGGTCGAGGAGCAGGGTAGCGCGAGCATCCTCGATCAGCCGCAGAGTGAACGTTTACAGCAGTTTCTATCCGGCCGTTTGAAGTAAAGGAAGGCATCCATGGCGGACATCCGCGACTTGTCGATCGTGCTTGATCGAATCGACCAGGCGATCATCGAGGTTCTGCGCCACGAAGGGCGCATCACCTACCAGAAACTCTCCGAGCGCGTGCACCTGACGCCCAGGCCGTGCCTGGAACGGGTGCGCAAGCTGGAGCAGCTCGGGGTCATCCGTGGCTACGGAGCGATCCTCGATGAAAAGAAACTCACCCCGGGCTTGTCGCTGCTGGTGCTGGTGGCGCTGTCCAACCAGAGCGGGCGCGCGGCGCAGAAAGCCTTCGAAGCCAAGGTCCGCGCCTGTCCCCAGGTCCTGGAGTGCCGGCTGATCAGCGGCGCCTTCGACTACAGCCTGCGCATGCGCTGCCGCGACATGGAGCACTACCGGGTGCTGACCGAAGTCTGGTTCGACGACCCGGACCTGCACATCGACAAACTGGTCAGCCACCCCGAGCTGGCCATGGTCAAGACCGGCATGGAATAACCCCCGTACCGCCCTGCGTAGGAGCCGGCTTGCCGGCGAACAGGCCCGCAAGACGGAGCGGGCAGCAGGTCGATGGGTTGCGGGGCGCGAAATCGGCTGGGGCCGCCTGCGCTTTCAGCCATTTCCGGCTGCGCAAAGCCGTCGATCAGCCGGGTTTTGCCCCGGCAAAAAATCACAATGAGGCCCTCTGAAACCTCTTTGATTGCGTGCCCCATGCAGACCACCCACAGCCTTTTGATGATTCGTCCCACGCGCTTTTCCTTCAACCAGGACACCGCCGGTAACAACAGCTTCCAGCGTCCGCCCGGCATCGCCGAAGACGTGCAGGCCAAGGCCCTGGAGGAATTCGATGGCTACGTCGCGGCCTTGCGCGAGCAGGGGGTCAGGGTGCTGGTCCACGAGGACGGCGCCGCGCCCCACACCCCGGATTCGATCTTTCCCAACAACTGCTGGAGCAGCCACGCCGACGGCACGCTGGTGCTGTACCCGATGCAGGGCCGCAACCGCCGCCTGGAACGCTTCAAGGGCGTGCTGGCCCACCTGCACGAGCAATATGAGGTGGCCCGCACCCTCGACCTGACGCCGCTGGAGCACAAGGACATGTTCCTCGAAGGCACCGGCAGCATGGTCCTGGATCGCCAGCAGCGGATCTGCTACGCCGGCTATTCGAGCCGTACCCATCACCAGGCCCTGGTGCAGTGGGGCGAGCAGTTGGGCTATGAGCTCTGTGCTTTCCACGCCCGGGACCGCCAGGGCGTGCCGATCTATCACACCAACGTGATGATGAGCGTCGGCAGCCAGTTGGCCCTGGCCTGCCTGCTGGCCCTGGACGATGGCGGCGAGCGCGCGGCCTTGCGCCAGCGCCTGGAAAGCAGCGGCAAACAGCTGCTGCCCTTGACCTGGGCCCAGCTCGAATCCTTCGCCGGCAATATGCTCGAAGTGCAGAACAGCGCCGGCGAGCCGCTGCTGGTGATGTCCCGCAGTGCCTGGCGCTCCCTGGACGCCGAGCAACGCCGCTTGATCGAGCGCCATGTGCAGCCCCTGCCGGTGAACATCGACACCATCGAACGCATCGGCGGCGGCAGCGCCCGCTGCATGCTGGCGGAAATCTACCTGCCCGAACGTCAACCTCGACTGGAGCTCTCGCAATGATCGTCCGTCCCGCCACCCAAGCCGACTTGCCGGCGCTGCTGGCCCTGGCCCACAGCGCCGGTGCCGGCCTGACCACCTTGCCGGCCGACGCCGGGCGCTTGCGCTCGCGCCTGCAATGGGCCGAGCGGACCTTCGCCGGGCAGGCCTCCCGGGCCGACGCCGACTACCTGTTCGTGCTGGAAAGCGCGCAGGGCGAGGCGGTGGGCATCTGTGCCCTGGCCGGCGCCGTGGGCCTGCGCGAGCCCTGGTACAA
Protein-coding sequences here:
- the ctlX gene encoding citrulline utilization hydrolase CtlX; translation: MQTTHSLLMIRPTRFSFNQDTAGNNSFQRPPGIAEDVQAKALEEFDGYVAALREQGVRVLVHEDGAAPHTPDSIFPNNCWSSHADGTLVLYPMQGRNRRLERFKGVLAHLHEQYEVARTLDLTPLEHKDMFLEGTGSMVLDRQQRICYAGYSSRTHHQALVQWGEQLGYELCAFHARDRQGVPIYHTNVMMSVGSQLALACLLALDDGGERAALRQRLESSGKQLLPLTWAQLESFAGNMLEVQNSAGEPLLVMSRSAWRSLDAEQRRLIERHVQPLPVNIDTIERIGGGSARCMLAEIYLPERQPRLELSQ
- a CDS encoding ABC transporter permease, which produces MNTSTTLFGLDLSVLQGYGPLLLHGTWVTLKLSALALLVSMALGLLGAAAKLSPLRLLNLPATCYTTLIRGVPDLVLMLLIFYSLQGWLTALTELLDWPYMEIDPFVAGIITLGFIYGAYFTETFRGAMLSVPRGQQEAAAAFGLGRWQRFRHVVFPQMMRYALPSLGNNWLVLLKATALVSIIGLSDLVKVAQEAGKSTFNMLDFLLLAAALYLLITSASNQLLRLLERRYNQGVRGLSR
- a CDS encoding ABC transporter ATP-binding protein, which translates into the protein MYKLTVENLYKRFGDNEVLKGVSLKARAGDVVSMIGASGSGKSTMLRCINFLERADAGAIALDGEAIVTRDAPGGMQVASPAQLQRLRTRLAMVFQHFNLWSHLSVLENIMLAPCQVLGIGRKEAEASARAYLDKVGLPQRVAEQYPAFLSGGQQQRVAIARALAVEPQVLLFDEPTSALDPELVGEVLKVIQALAEEGRTMLMVTHEMGFARQVSSQVMFLHQGRVEEQGSASILDQPQSERLQQFLSGRLK
- a CDS encoding ABC transporter permease, coding for MIELIQEYWRPFLFSDGESLTGLAMTLWLLVASLAMGFVLSLPLAIMRASHWAPLRWPVQLFTYVFRGTPLYIQLLICYSGLYGIAAIRQQALLEAFFRDAMNCTLLAFTLNTCAYTVEIFAGAIRSIPYGEIEAAHAYGLRGWRLYRRLILPSALRRALPYYSNEVILMLHATSVAFTATIPDILKVARDANAATFLTFQAFGIAGLLYLGLSFGLVAVFRLAERRWLSFLGPAH
- a CDS encoding Lrp/AsnC family transcriptional regulator, producing MADIRDLSIVLDRIDQAIIEVLRHEGRITYQKLSERVHLTPRPCLERVRKLEQLGVIRGYGAILDEKKLTPGLSLLVLVALSNQSGRAAQKAFEAKVRACPQVLECRLISGAFDYSLRMRCRDMEHYRVLTEVWFDDPDLHIDKLVSHPELAMVKTGME
- a CDS encoding transporter substrate-binding domain-containing protein; this encodes MTKKWLAVPLLAIACVSMGASAKEWKELRFGVNPSYPPFESSTADGGVQGFGVDLGNAICAELKLKCVWISNDFDGLIPALKAGKFDAIESSMTVTDARRKQIDFTDRLYAGPTAIVTRKGSGLEPTGESLKGKTLGYMQGTIQETYARAKLGPAGVKLRAYQNQDQVYADLVYGRLDASIQDKLQAQMSFLASPQGADFENSAGISDPLVPAEIAIGLRKDQDELKAMLNGAIKALHEKGIYAQIQRQYFGDLDLYNN